Proteins encoded by one window of Salvia splendens isolate huo1 chromosome 5, SspV2, whole genome shotgun sequence:
- the LOC121804812 gene encoding lysine-specific demethylase JMJ25-like, with the protein MRDKDPVPEEFRCKRTDGRQWRCKRRAMDGKTLCDIHYLQGKHRQNKQKVPDSLKLERNAGKKREDSNGECSRRVKKLSNKPRVAAERSRRRGVSEALDETLKRMKLKRGDLQLELIRVFLQREVQKKKERELKESSVADETRVLPCGVMAISHSHTSLPSIRENHSLDVKIGDGSNNAHSLLERHFRSKNIEPLPISTMQVFPLTGNVKAKKIKKCHWCRGSKGRCLIKCLTCRKRFFCLDCIKERHIEKQEVKAECPACRGICGCKLCLKQKIRPNTNKESYGVGRKLHRKELLLYLIHMLFPVLKKVNNDQIIELETESKAAGKEESEIPIPQAKLGISASFCCNKCNASIVDYHRTCSKCSYNLCLSCSRELSERSLSGSCTLRSCKKRKILSSGDDLKIKQTMSRHNSGGPLSQSMISFQNWETSEDGSIPCPPTDIGGCGGSLLDLRSIFPFNWARDLEVKAEEILDSLHFQTADASVCCSLCNDSGRDYGIGEPKLQKEPSKRIGFNNNYLYSPTVKDLHQETLEHFQNHWGKGHPVIVRNVLRSNTSLCWDPIIMFSLYMEKKSSGSCHEGGMNAANCLDWCEVEIGRKRIFMGSLEKRTHASVQQRVLKFKAWLSSHLFQKHFPLHYNEILSSLPLPEYVNPVSGLLNVSVKLPKELSKHDLGPCIYFSYGGPEELMPADYLSKLCYASHDTVNILAYATDAPVSPEQIDKIESMMKKYKARDHHRGQSFSNSSDQKGKSSLQSEDTGESGLQDIGEKIVPPDGIENVPFYSSEPLKGQAPQVENGNMSDDSEYDDDASILCCGSFENSENLDENFEEEDIESSCSSEDKQGTDCCGAQWDIFRRQDVPKLLEYLGKHSNELNPACHYPKHVHPVLDQNFFLDAYHKLRLKEEYDIQPWTFDQSPGEAVFIPAGCPYQVRKIKSCVNIVVDFISPENAAHCIQLNDEIRLLPTRHKAKRKVMGVEKMSLHSISAAIEDLCNHAADQLK; encoded by the exons ATGCGGGATAAGGATCCGGTGCCGGAGGAGTTCCGCTGCAAGCGGACGGACGGCCGTCAGTGGCGATGCAAGCGGCGGGCGATGGACGGGAAGACGCTCTGCGATATTCACTATCTGCAAGGGAAGCACCGCCAGAACAAGCAGAAAGTGCCGGACTCGCTCAAGCTGGAGAGGAATGcggggaagaagagggaggataGTAACGGGGAATGCAGCCGTAGGGTTAAGAAATTGTCCAACAAGCCACGGGTGGCGGCGGAGAGGAGCCGGAGAAGGGGCGTGTCGGAGGCGTTGGATGAGACTTTGAAGCGGATGAAGTTGAAGAGAGGCGACTTGCAGTTGGAATTGATCAGAGTGTTTCTGCAGAGAGAGgtgcagaagaagaaggagagggaGCTCAAGGAGAGCTCCGTAGCGGATGAAACCAGAGTATTGCCTTGTGGAGTCATGGCGATTTCTCATTCGCATACGAGTCTGCCAAGCATTCGGGAGAATCATAGCTTGGATGTGAAAATAGGAGATGGTTCTAATAATGCGCATTCGTTGCTGGAGAGGCATTTTCGCTCGAAAAATATTGAACCTTTACCGATTAGTACAATGCAG GTGTTTCCATTGACGGGGAATGTGAAGGCCAAGAAAATCAAGAAATGCCACTGGTGCAGGGGAAGTAAAGGTCGCTGCTTGATCAAGTGTTTGACTTGCAGGAAACGGTTCTTCTGCCTTGATTGTATTAAAGAGAG GCATATTGAGAAGCAAGAAGTGAAGGCAGAATGTCCTGCCTGTCGTGGAATTTGTGGCTGTAAGCTCTGCTTGAAACAGAAAATCAGGCCTAATACTAATAAG GAATCTTATGGAGTTGGAAGGAAGTTGCATAGGAAAGAATTGCTTCTTTATTTGATCCACATGCTTTTTCCAGTGCTGAAAAAAGTCAATAATGATCAGATCATTGAGCTTGAAACAGAATCTAAGGCTGCAG GAAAAGAAGAATCTGAAATTCCGATTCCACAGGCGAAGCTTGGTATCAGTGCATCATTCTGCTG CAACAAATGCAATGCATCAATTGTCGACTACCACAGGACTTGTTCAAAGTGCTCATACAATCTTTGCTTAAGTTGTAGCCGGGAGCTTTCTGAACGTAGTTTATCTGGAAGTTGTACACTCAGAAGTTGTAAGAAGAGGAAAATCCTTTCGTCTGGtgatgacctaaaaattaagcAGACTATGTCAAGGCATAACTCTGGCGGGCCACTCAGTCAGTCCATGATCTCCTTTCAAAACTGGGAAACTAGTGAAGATGGTAGTATCCCGTGTCCTCCTACAGATATTGGAGGTTGTGGTGGCAGCCTTCTTGATCTTAGAAGTATATTTCCATTTAATTGGGCTAGAGATCTCGAAGTTAAAGCTGAAGAAATACTGGATAGCCTTCACTTTCAGACTGCAGATGCTTCTGTGTGCTGTTCGCTATGCAATGACTCTGGTAGAGACTATGGCATTGGTGAGCCCAAGCTGCAGAAAGAGCCATCTAAGAGAATAGGCTTTAACAACAACTATCTGTATAGTCCAACTGTAAAGGATCTTCATCAAGAGACCCTTGAGCATTTCCAGAATCACTGGGGTAAGGGTCACCCCGTTATAGTCCGAAATGTGCTTAGGAGTAATACAAGCTTGTGTTGGGATCCAATTATCATGTTTTCTTTGTATATGGAGAAGAAGAGCTCAGGTTCTTGTCATGAAGGTGGCATGAATGCGGCAAACTGTTTGGATTGGTGTGAG GTGGAAATTGGTCGGAAGCGTATATTTATGGGATCTCTAGAGAAGAGAACACATGCAAGCGTACAGCAGAGAGTTCTAAAGTTCAAAGCATGGCTTTCTTCTCATCTGTTTCAAAAGCATTTCCCTCTCCATTACAATGAGATTTTAAGTTCTTTACCTCTTCCAGAGTATGTCAATCCAGTGTCTGGCCTATTGAATGTCAGTGTGAAGTTGCCAAAGGAATTGTCAAAGCATGACTTAGGTCCTTGTATCTATTTTTCATATGGAGGTCCAGAAGAACTTATGCCGGCTGATTATTTGTCAAAATTATGCTATGCATCACATGATACG GTAAATATTCTAGCTTATGCTACGGATGCTCCTGTGTCCCCAGAACAGATTGATAAAATTGAGAGTATGATGAAAAAATACAAGGCTCGTGACCACCATCGTGGACAGTCATTTAGTAATTCCAGTGATCAGAAAGGCAAATCATCTTTGCAGAGTGAAGACACTGGTGAATCAGGATTGCAGGACATTGGTGAAAAGATAGTACCGCCTGATGGAATTGAAAATGTGCCCTTTTACTCCAGCGAGCCACTTAAAGGTCAGGCACCACAAGTTGAAAATGGAAACATGTCTGATGACAGTGAATATGATGATGATGCATCAATTCTTTGTTGTGGAAGTTTTGAAAACTCTGAAAACCTTGATGAGAATTTTGAAGAGGAAGATATAGAAAGCTCTTGTTCGAGTGAAGATAAGCAAGGAACTGATTGTTGTGGTGCCCAATGGGACATTTTTCGCCGACAAGATGTACCAAAACTTTTAGAGTACCTTGGTAAACATTCAAATGAGCTCAACCCTGCATGCCACTATCCGAAACAT GTTCATCCTGTTCTTGATCAGAACTTCTTCCTTGATGCATATCATAAATTGAGACTTAAAGAGGAGTATG ATATTCAACCATGGACTTTTGATCAATCTCCTGGAGAAGCTGTCTTCATTCCTGCTGGATGTCCTTATCAAGTTAGAAAGATCAAG